A single window of Modestobacter italicus DNA harbors:
- a CDS encoding F0F1 ATP synthase subunit B, whose protein sequence is MLIWAAEEDQNPLLPPLGEIIIGLIAFAIVLFVMFKFVAPQFEKAFVARRDAIEGGIERAEAMQAEAKAALEQYRAQLAEARTEAAQIRDAARAEGQQIIEELRAQAQEESARIVARGEEQLAASRQQVVTELRAQIGTLAVDLAGRVVGESLADDARRSGTVDRFLDDLDGMTAASSDGRGGSSVYVPQDAR, encoded by the coding sequence ATGCTGATCTGGGCAGCTGAGGAAGACCAGAACCCGCTCCTCCCGCCCCTGGGCGAGATCATCATCGGCCTGATCGCCTTCGCGATCGTGCTGTTCGTGATGTTCAAGTTCGTCGCCCCGCAGTTCGAGAAGGCATTCGTCGCCCGGCGCGACGCGATCGAGGGCGGGATCGAGCGGGCCGAGGCCATGCAGGCCGAGGCCAAGGCGGCGCTGGAGCAGTACCGCGCCCAGCTCGCCGAGGCGCGCACCGAGGCCGCGCAGATCCGTGATGCCGCGCGCGCCGAGGGGCAGCAGATCATCGAGGAGCTCCGCGCGCAGGCGCAGGAGGAGTCGGCCCGCATCGTCGCCCGCGGCGAGGAGCAGCTCGCTGCCTCCCGCCAGCAGGTGGTCACCGAGCTGCGCGCGCAGATCGGCACCCTCGCGGTGGACCTCGCCGGCCGGGTGGTCGGGGAGTCCCTGGCCGACGACGCCCGCCGCAGCGGGACCGTCGACCGGTTCCTCGACGACCTCGACGGCATGACCGCGGCCAGCAGCGACGGCCGCGGGGGCAGCTCGGTGTACGTCCCGCAGGACGCCCGCTGA
- the atpE gene encoding ATP synthase F0 subunit C — MDVLAELTGSIGSVGYGLAAIGPGIGVGIVWAAYIQATARQPESAGLTRTYAFLGFALSEALALIGFVVPFVFGT, encoded by the coding sequence ATGGACGTTCTGGCAGAACTGACCGGCAGCATCGGCTCGGTCGGTTACGGCCTCGCCGCGATCGGCCCCGGTATCGGTGTCGGCATCGTGTGGGCGGCCTACATCCAGGCCACCGCCCGCCAGCCCGAGTCGGCCGGCCTGACCCGGACCTACGCGTTCCTCGGGTTCGCGCTCTCCGAGGCGCTTGCGCTGATCGGCTTCGTCGTCCCCTTCGTCTTCGGCACCTGA
- the atpB gene encoding F0F1 ATP synthase subunit A gives MTSSALALGDVLAANGEGFEAPGLGEFYPEVIANFSVLGVDFEITRITLILWIATLALVAFLLLASRNAKIVPSKLQFVGETGYSLVRDGIARDVVGPRGLPFAPFLASLFFFILANNLMAIIPFAQISPMSKFAFPLVLAAICWVLYIYIGIREQGAGKYFKDILFLPGVPKPMYILVTPIEILQNFVVRPFTLAVRLFANMFAGHMLLVVFSLGAVYLFQVGNYSVIFGPVSALMAIVMTFFELLVIFLQAYVFTVLMGTYLNGSIEAEH, from the coding sequence GTGACCTCCAGCGCCCTCGCGCTCGGCGACGTGCTCGCCGCCAACGGCGAAGGCTTCGAAGCCCCGGGTCTCGGCGAGTTCTACCCCGAGGTGATCGCCAACTTCTCGGTGCTCGGGGTCGACTTCGAGATCACCCGCATCACGCTGATCCTCTGGATCGCGACCCTGGCGCTCGTTGCCTTCCTCCTGCTTGCCTCCCGGAACGCCAAGATCGTCCCGAGCAAGCTCCAGTTCGTCGGGGAGACCGGCTACTCGCTGGTCCGCGACGGCATCGCCCGCGACGTGGTCGGTCCGCGCGGGTTGCCCTTCGCGCCGTTCCTGGCCTCGCTGTTCTTCTTCATCCTGGCGAACAACCTGATGGCGATCATCCCGTTCGCGCAGATCTCGCCGATGAGCAAGTTCGCCTTCCCGCTGGTGCTCGCCGCCATCTGCTGGGTGCTCTACATCTACATCGGCATCCGCGAGCAGGGCGCCGGGAAGTACTTCAAGGACATCCTGTTCCTGCCCGGCGTCCCGAAGCCGATGTACATCCTGGTGACGCCGATCGAGATCCTGCAGAACTTCGTCGTCCGGCCGTTCACGCTGGCCGTCCGACTCTTCGCCAACATGTTCGCCGGCCACATGCTGCTGGTGGTGTTCTCCCTGGGCGCGGTCTACCTGTTCCAGGTGGGCAACTACTCGGTGATCTTCGGCCCGGTCTCCGCGCTGATGGCGATCGTGATGACCTTCTTCGAGCTGCTGGTCATCTTCCTGCAGGCCTACGTCTTCACCGTGCTGATGGGCACCTACCTCAACGGGTCCATCGAGGCCGAGCACTGA
- a CDS encoding glycosyltransferase family 4 protein encodes MREYAVVLLAAALVTFLATPVVRVAAVRFRVMAEVRDRDVHVIPTPRGGGVAMYLGVAAGVLVASQLPSLQRSFEFSTQTIAVLVAGGLICLLGVLDDRFGLDALTKLTGQIAAAGVMVLLGVQLAFLFLPVADIGTLSLGPDVGVPATILLTVFTVNALNFIDGLDGLAAGVSAIAALAFFAYSYHLGLVGYDDVASAPALITAVLAGACLGFLPHNFSPARIFMGDSGSMLVGLMLSAAAVSATGQTDSQTLGSAANLLPLTLPLLVPFAVLFIPFIDLVMAVVRRTRRGQSPFSPDKLHLHHRLLSIGHSHRRAVLIMYFWAALLSFGAVALSITGGTVEVLVIIGALLVVGVVVVLSPRARRAAIAAREAELAALKERSRAAHPASRVKGGGPAGPTVPVAAPATPGPLPTGQTAGVRR; translated from the coding sequence ATGCGCGAGTACGCCGTCGTCCTCCTCGCTGCGGCGCTGGTCACCTTCCTGGCCACGCCGGTCGTCCGGGTGGCGGCGGTCCGGTTCCGGGTGATGGCCGAGGTCCGCGACCGGGACGTGCACGTCATCCCCACCCCCCGCGGTGGGGGAGTGGCGATGTACCTCGGGGTCGCGGCCGGGGTGCTGGTCGCCTCGCAGCTGCCCTCGTTGCAGCGCAGCTTCGAGTTCAGCACCCAGACCATCGCCGTCCTGGTCGCCGGTGGGCTGATCTGCCTGCTCGGTGTCCTCGACGACCGGTTCGGGCTGGACGCGCTCACCAAGCTGACCGGCCAGATCGCCGCCGCCGGGGTGATGGTGCTGCTCGGCGTCCAGCTGGCGTTCCTGTTCCTGCCCGTCGCCGACATCGGCACCCTGTCGCTGGGGCCGGACGTCGGCGTGCCGGCGACGATCCTGCTCACCGTGTTCACCGTCAACGCGCTGAACTTCATCGACGGGCTGGACGGCCTGGCCGCGGGCGTGTCGGCGATCGCCGCGCTGGCCTTCTTCGCCTACAGCTACCACCTGGGCCTGGTCGGCTACGACGACGTCGCGAGCGCGCCGGCGCTGATCACCGCCGTGCTCGCCGGTGCCTGCCTGGGCTTCCTGCCGCACAACTTCAGCCCGGCCCGGATCTTCATGGGCGACTCCGGCTCGATGCTGGTCGGGCTGATGCTGTCGGCCGCGGCGGTGTCGGCCACCGGCCAGACGGACTCCCAGACGCTCGGATCGGCGGCGAACCTGCTGCCGCTGACCCTGCCGCTGCTGGTGCCGTTCGCGGTCCTCTTCATCCCGTTCATCGACCTGGTCATGGCCGTCGTCCGGCGGACCCGGCGGGGCCAGTCGCCGTTCAGCCCGGACAAGCTTCACCTGCACCACCGGCTGCTGTCGATCGGGCACTCGCACCGCCGCGCGGTACTGATCATGTACTTCTGGGCAGCGCTGCTCAGCTTCGGTGCCGTCGCGCTGTCGATCACCGGGGGGACGGTCGAGGTGCTGGTCATCATCGGCGCGCTGCTGGTGGTCGGCGTCGTGGTCGTGCTGAGCCCGCGGGCCCGCCGCGCGGCGATCGCCGCACGGGAGGCCGAGCTGGCCGCCCTCAAGGAGCGCAGCCGGGCCGCGCACCCGGCGAGCAGGGTGAAGGGCGGCGGACCTGCCGGCCCGACCGTCCCGGTCGCCGCACCCGCCACCCCCGGTCCGCTGCCGACCGGCCAGACGGCGGGGGTGCGGCGGTGA
- the glyA gene encoding serine hydroxymethyltransferase gives MSTPATTPYWGPDFDALAAFDPEISGVVVDELDRLRSGLQLIASENFTSPAVLAALGSTLSNKYAEGYPGRRYYGGCEVVDRAEELGIARAKELFGAEHANLQPHSGASANLAAYGAFLQPGDTLLGMALPHGGHLTHGTKVSFSGKWFNAVQYGVDPQTEHIDYDQVRDLAREHHPKLIIAGGSAIPRLIDFAAFREIADEVGAVFMVDAAHFIGLVAGKAIPSPVPYADVVTFTTHKVLRGPRGGAIVCKAEHAAAIDKSAFPMMQGGPLMHAIAAKAVNLKECLQPEYQVYARQVVANAQALTEGLAAEGLRPVAGGTDTHLALLDLREVTDTAGEPVTGKVAEARCDAAGIVLNKNAIPFDPQPASVASGIRVGSPSVTTQGMVESDMKSIASLIGTAIRDADGARTAEIAAGVRELVAAHPAYPEPTRTA, from the coding sequence ATGAGCACCCCCGCCACCACCCCGTACTGGGGGCCCGACTTCGACGCCCTCGCGGCGTTCGACCCGGAGATCTCCGGCGTCGTCGTGGACGAGCTCGACCGGCTCCGCAGCGGCCTGCAGCTGATCGCGAGCGAGAACTTCACCAGCCCGGCGGTGCTCGCCGCGCTGGGCAGCACGCTGTCGAACAAGTACGCCGAGGGCTACCCCGGCCGCCGGTACTACGGCGGGTGCGAGGTCGTCGACCGCGCCGAGGAGCTGGGCATCGCCCGCGCCAAGGAGCTGTTCGGCGCCGAGCACGCCAACCTGCAGCCGCACTCCGGGGCGAGCGCGAACCTGGCCGCCTACGGCGCCTTCCTGCAGCCGGGCGACACCCTGCTGGGCATGGCGCTGCCGCACGGCGGGCACCTGACCCACGGCACCAAGGTCTCCTTCTCCGGCAAGTGGTTCAACGCGGTGCAGTACGGCGTCGACCCGCAGACCGAGCACATCGACTACGACCAGGTCCGCGACCTGGCCCGCGAGCACCACCCGAAGCTGATCATCGCCGGCGGCTCGGCGATCCCGCGGCTGATCGACTTCGCCGCGTTCCGGGAGATCGCCGACGAGGTCGGCGCGGTCTTCATGGTCGACGCCGCGCACTTCATCGGCCTGGTCGCCGGCAAGGCGATCCCCTCGCCGGTGCCCTACGCCGACGTCGTGACCTTCACCACGCACAAGGTGCTGCGCGGCCCGCGGGGCGGCGCGATCGTCTGCAAGGCCGAGCACGCCGCGGCCATCGACAAGTCCGCGTTCCCGATGATGCAGGGCGGTCCGCTGATGCACGCGATCGCGGCGAAGGCGGTGAACCTCAAGGAGTGCCTGCAGCCGGAGTACCAGGTCTACGCCCGGCAGGTCGTCGCCAACGCCCAGGCGCTCACCGAGGGCCTGGCCGCCGAGGGTCTGCGCCCGGTCGCGGGCGGCACGGACACCCACCTGGCGCTGCTGGACCTGCGGGAGGTCACCGACACCGCGGGTGAGCCGGTCACCGGCAAGGTGGCCGAGGCCCGCTGCGACGCCGCCGGCATCGTGCTGAACAAGAACGCGATCCCCTTCGACCCGCAGCCGGCGTCGGTCGCCTCCGGCATCCGGGTCGGCAGCCCGTCGGTCACCACGCAGGGGATGGTCGAGAGCGACATGAAGTCGATCGCCTCGCTGATCGGCACCGCGATCCGGGACGCCGACGGCGCCCGCACCGCGGAGATCGCCGCCGGGGTCCGCGAGCTGGTGGCTGCCCATCCGGCGTACCCCGAGCCCACCCGGACCGCCTGA
- a CDS encoding L-threonylcarbamoyladenylate synthase gives MADVFDCSDPDQREAGLTAAAGALSRGELVLLPTDTVYGVAADAFTPAAVTRLLAAKNRGRSMPVPVLIGEATTLSGLVAVLPPVAHDLAEAFWPGGLTLVVEHAPSLAWDLGEAEGTVAVRLPDDDVARDLLRRTGPLAVSSANRSGRPAATSAAEAQYQLGDHAAVVLNGGSRTGSAASTIVDCTAPTPRVLRLGAIDLDRLREVVPGITD, from the coding sequence GTGGCCGACGTCTTCGACTGCAGCGACCCCGACCAGCGCGAGGCCGGCCTCACGGCCGCGGCCGGCGCGCTGTCCCGTGGCGAGCTGGTCCTCCTGCCCACCGACACCGTCTACGGGGTCGCCGCCGACGCGTTCACCCCGGCGGCGGTCACCCGGCTGCTCGCGGCGAAGAACCGCGGCCGCAGCATGCCGGTGCCGGTGCTGATCGGGGAGGCCACGACGCTGTCCGGGCTGGTGGCGGTGCTCCCGCCGGTCGCCCACGACCTCGCCGAGGCGTTCTGGCCCGGCGGGCTGACCCTCGTGGTGGAGCACGCGCCGTCGCTGGCCTGGGACCTGGGGGAGGCGGAGGGCACGGTCGCCGTCCGGCTGCCGGACGACGACGTCGCCCGGGACCTGCTGCGCCGCACCGGACCGCTCGCCGTCTCCAGCGCCAACCGCTCCGGCCGCCCGGCCGCCACCTCGGCCGCCGAGGCGCAGTACCAGCTGGGCGACCACGCCGCCGTCGTCCTGAACGGCGGCTCCCGCACCGGCTCGGCCGCCAGCACCATCGTCGACTGCACCGCGCCCACCCCGCGGGTGCTCCGCCTCGGCGCGATCGACCTCGACCGCCTCCGCGAGGTCGTCCCCGGCATCACGGACTGA